DNA from Aliarcobacter butzleri:
TTACCTTAAATATTATATAAAATTGCAATTAAAATTGAAAATATCAAAGTTGGAATAATCACTCTTAATATTGCGCTTAATTTACTATATGCTAAACTAATCCATAAAGCAACTATCGCCCAAGCCATAGTATTAAAAAGTAGTGGTACAACAATAGATTCTCCAGGTTTTCCAGGAATCATATAAATAAGTAAAGTCATACCTAAATATGCAACTATTAATCCACCAAATATAGCACAGAGCGTCCTAAAAAGTCCGATCTTTTTCCCGCTTGCTTCGGGAACACTTAAAGATTTTATTAACTCTTTCATTATTCTCCTTATAAGAAAAGATATTATGATAATTAATTTCATAAAATCGTAATTATTTCCATATTTAGCTTAAACAATTCTGCTTAAAAGTTCAATCATGATAAATAAGAGACAAAAAAAGCTAAGAATTAGCTTTTTTTATATGAACAAAAAGAGTCTTTTTTAGGTTTTTCTTCTATTGTTTTTAAAATTCTCATCGAGTTAAATATCGCTATTAATGCAACTCCCATATCCGCAAAAATCGCTTCTTTCATACCAATAATTGCATCTGCACCTAAAACTAAAAATATAACTTTTATAAACATAATAAAAATGATATTTTGATACACAATAGTTTTTGTTTTTTTAGCAATTTTTATAGCATCACTTATTGAATTTAAATTATCATTTAAAACTACAATATCTGCTGATTTTATAGCTAAATCACTACCAACTTTTCCCATAGCAAAACCTACATCAGAATTTGCCAAAGTTGGAGCATCATTTATTCCATCACCTACAAAAGCTGTAATCTTTCCTGTTTTGTTTTTTATCTCTTCATAACTTTTTAGTTTGTCTTGAGGTAGAAGTTCATATTTTACCTCATCAATTTGTAAATCATCTGCTACTTTTAAAGCAACTTCTTTTTTATCACCTGTTAGCATATAAGTTTTAGAAATATTTAATTTTTTAAGTTCATTTATAAAATCTTTTGCTTCATTTTTTATAATATCACTTACAACAATAAATCCTTCAAATTTAGAATCAATAGCAATATAAACGATATTTAATTCTTCTTTTATCTCTTTTCTTACTTCTACACCAAACTGTTTAAGTAGTCTTTCATTTCCAACTAAAATATCTTTATTTTTTATCTTTGCTTTTATTCCCAATCCACTTAACTCTTCACAAGAACTTACTTCTTTTAAATTTAACTCTTTATCATAAGCGTTTACTATTGCCTTTGCTATTGGATGTGTTGAAAAACTTTCTACTAAAGCAGCATATTCTAAAAGTTTATTTTCATCTAAATTAAAACTCTCTACTCTTGTAACTTGAAAAACTCCTTTTGTTAAAGTTCCAGTTTTATCAAAAATAATTTCTTGAATCTCTGTTAATTTTTCTATATAGTTTGCACCTTTTACTAATACACCTTTTTTTGAAACAGCACCAATTGCACTAAAAAATGATAAAGGAATAGAAACAACTAAAGCACAAGGGCAAGAAATAACCAAAAATACTAATGCTCTTTCAATCCAATCAGAATAAATCGCACCTTCGATAAATAAAGGAGGAATAAATGCTAAAATTAAAGCTAAAGCTATAACAATTGGAGTATAAACTGATGCAAATTTTGTTATAAATTTTTCTGCGTTTGCTTTTTTTGAACTTGCATTTTCAATAAGTTCTATAATTTTTGCAATAGTTGAATCTTTATATAAAGAAGTTACTTTTACATAAGAAGCTATTGAAATATTTATAAATCCACTTAAAACTTCTTCATTCTCTTTTATCGTTTTTGGTTTAAATTCACCTGTAATTGCACTAGTATCAAAAGAACAATCATTACTTTGCAAAATTCCATCAACAGGAACTTTTTCACCAGCTTTTACTAAAATAATATCCCCTATTTTTACATCTTCAGGAGCTTTTTGTATAACATTTTCACCCTCTTTTACATTTGCATATTCTGGTTTTATATCTAAAAGTGAGTTTATACTATCTCTTGAATTATTAACTGCAACTTTTTGGAACATTTCACCAATTTGATAAAATACCATAACAGCAATACCTTCAACAAAATCTCCCAAAACAAAAGCTCCAATAGTAGCAATTGACATCAAAAAATTTTCATCAAAAAATCTAGCATTTGTTAAATTTTTAAAAGCTTTAAATAAAACATCAAAACCAACTAATAAATATGCTACTAAATAAACTGTAAATTTTAAATAATTGTTTTCTATATAGTTGTAAGAAATATAAGTTAGAAAAAAAGAAATCAAAGTGATAATTAAAAGTTTTTTATCTAAATTTTGCCAAAATGTTTTTTGAGTTTTTATCTGATCTTTTAAAATAATTACATCTTTTTCTATCTTTTGAATCTCTTTTTCTATTTTGTCTAAAATATCTTTTTTTGTATTTTGCTCAAAAGTGAGAGTTGAAGTAGAAAAATTTAATTTTACATTTGATAACTCTTCCATATTAGCTAAAGATTTTTCAATCTTTAAAGCACAAGATGCACAATCTAAATTTTGTAATTTGACCTTTTTCATAAAATTATCCTTTTGTTATATGCTCAAATCCCATATCAAAAATCCTTTTTATATGTTCATCATCAAGTGAATAATATATCCATTTACCTTCTCTTTTTGACTTTACAATTTTTGCATTTTTTAGTGCTTTTAGTTGGTGAGAAATCGCAGATTGACTGATATTTAAAATTTCACTTATTGCTCCAACACATAAAGTTTCTTCTTTTAAAATAGCAATTATTTTTATTCTAGTAGTATCAGCAAAAGCTTTAAAAAGCTCTGCTAC
Protein-coding regions in this window:
- a CDS encoding heavy metal translocating P-type ATPase, whose protein sequence is MKKVKLQNLDCASCALKIEKSLANMEELSNVKLNFSTSTLTFEQNTKKDILDKIEKEIQKIEKDVIILKDQIKTQKTFWQNLDKKLLIITLISFFLTYISYNYIENNYLKFTVYLVAYLLVGFDVLFKAFKNLTNARFFDENFLMSIATIGAFVLGDFVEGIAVMVFYQIGEMFQKVAVNNSRDSINSLLDIKPEYANVKEGENVIQKAPEDVKIGDIILVKAGEKVPVDGILQSNDCSFDTSAITGEFKPKTIKENEEVLSGFINISIASYVKVTSLYKDSTIAKIIELIENASSKKANAEKFITKFASVYTPIVIALALILAFIPPLFIEGAIYSDWIERALVFLVISCPCALVVSIPLSFFSAIGAVSKKGVLVKGANYIEKLTEIQEIIFDKTGTLTKGVFQVTRVESFNLDENKLLEYAALVESFSTHPIAKAIVNAYDKELNLKEVSSCEELSGLGIKAKIKNKDILVGNERLLKQFGVEVRKEIKEELNIVYIAIDSKFEGFIVVSDIIKNEAKDFINELKKLNISKTYMLTGDKKEVALKVADDLQIDEVKYELLPQDKLKSYEEIKNKTGKITAFVGDGINDAPTLANSDVGFAMGKVGSDLAIKSADIVVLNDNLNSISDAIKIAKKTKTIVYQNIIFIMFIKVIFLVLGADAIIGMKEAIFADMGVALIAIFNSMRILKTIEEKPKKDSFCSYKKS
- a CDS encoding ArsR/SmtB family transcription factor encodes the protein MIVNCCEHSKEVENVRKALASDETLYDVAELFKAFADTTRIKIIAILKEETLCVGAISEILNISQSAISHQLKALKNAKIVKSKREGKWIYYSLDDEHIKRIFDMGFEHITKG